The Arachis ipaensis cultivar K30076 chromosome B07, Araip1.1, whole genome shotgun sequence genome includes a window with the following:
- the LOC107606770 gene encoding uncharacterized protein LOC107606770, which produces MIPKGSRQDIVNATINSSLPWNSCKLLALTKNMRLRVEVDDDSNNNLRLLAEWILAIGDGLCNGTRLVVTKLENHIIEARSLTENDTDKSQGQSLSNVRLVLKKPVFTHGQLYVAVSRVTHRRRLKVLICHDDHQKKKTDNMVYKEVFQNVD; this is translated from the exons ATGATACCTAAAGGTAGTAGACAAGATATTGTAAACGCAACAATAAACTCATCTCTCCCGTGGAATAGTTGCAAGCTTTTGGCACTAACAAAGAACATGAGACTCAGAGTTGAGGTTGATGATGATAGCAACAATAATCTTAGATTGCTTGCTGAATGGATTCTTGCAATAGGAGATG GTCTATGTAATGGTACTAGGTTAGTGGTGACTAAATTGGAGAACCACATCATTGAAGCAAGAAGCCTAACAGAGAACGACACAGA CAAGAGCCAAGGACAATCATTATCAAATGTCAGATTGGTTTTGAAGAAACCTGTCTTCACACATGGACAGTTGTACGTGGCTGTATCCAGGGTTACTCATAGGAGGAGGCTCAAGGTTTTAATATGTCATGACGATCatcaaaagaagaaaacagataATATGGTATACAAAGAGGTGTTTCAAAACGTAGATTAA
- the LOC107609214 gene encoding uncharacterized protein LOC107609214, which yields MACSINSATTTIATTAASTLELEHIPLTQRLRFLHSGSGYSDTPSLLMPPVDIIVKKEHEDSDLQVTCRKVQTNVREEEKTSINTSSLSQNPIHCDVPTAAKVEDSDIDDGRKTSLQSDFPALKVKQEISEDIVDDLDHMVLKERLRLLLARKPPGLSTPISEGGSGGLLENINKQCVEKLNEEIHSADGKAEMGRDQCNDIPEASKISLPELPAAGLQEHDILKSGAMVKQLDSHEEQGVAAIKKDGSSSSTCRISVKVKDEPWDSSEFHNVNEEIMGSISTELSNVKSEWEVQDVNTDDLVEHISLIDRLNFLKSGDDSSLNSSKSYSFFKKSGFSSFTYSSNASESPDTISIKRLRKRKRTATDSVQTALEEDAPGLLQVLLNKGVLVDEIKLYGETENDEDLDESSCEDGFSELEAVISKIFFQRQSYIKFPIVRAAKTSRANYCLACLISLVEQSRYLQFRNWPVEWGWCRDLQSFIFVFEKHNRIVLERPEYGYATYFFELIRSLPVEWQIKRLVIAMKLSNCSRISLIEDKELVVGEHLSEGEAKVLMEYGWTPNTGLGTMLNYRDRVVHDRKNEKESSEWRSKIGKLLMNGFNGGNIVTENVPKKVEEFIRARSPDVKLEESDI from the exons ATGGCTTGTTCAATCAACTCTGCCACCACCACCATCGCCACCACCGCCGCCAGCACACTTGAACTCGAACACATTCCCTTGACACAACGTCTACGGTTCTTGCATTCCGGCAGTGGCTATTCCGACACACCAAGCTTGCTCAT GCCCCCGGTTGATATTATTGTGAAAAAGGAACATGAGGATTCTGATTTACAG GTAACATGTCGCAAGGTTCAAACTAATGTTAGGGAAGAGGAGAAAACTAGTATCAACACTAGCAGTTTGTCTCAGAATCCAATACATTGTGATGTTCCTACTGCTGCAAAGGTTGAAGATTCTGATATTGATGATGGTAGAAAAACATCTCTTCAATCAGATTTCCCTGCCCTGAAGGTAAAACAGGAGATTTCTGAAGACATTGTTGATGACCTAGATCATATGGTACTGAAAGAACGGTTAAGGTTGCTTCTGGCCAG GAAGCCTCCAGGATTGTCAACTCCAATTTCCGAG GGTGGCAGTGGAGGTTTGTTGGAGAACATTAACAAACAATGTGTGGAAAAATTAAATGAAGAGATTCATTCTGCTGATGGTAAAGCAGAAATGGGTAGAGATCAGTGTAATGACATACCCGAAGCTAGTAAAATTTCGCTGCCTGAGTTGCCAGCTGCAGGCCTTCAAGAACATGATATATTAAAATCTGGAGCAATGGTGAAGCAACTTGATTCACATGAGGAACAAGGTGTTGCAGCTATAAAGAAAGATGGCTCCAGTAGTTCAACTTGTCGAATCTCTGTCAAGGTCAAGGATGAACCTTGGGACAGCAGCGAATTCCATAATGTCAACGAGGAAATTATGGGTAGCATCTCTACAGAACTCTCAAATGTAAAAAGTGAATGGGAGGTCCAGGATGTTAATACTGATGATCTAGTGGAACATATTAGCTTAATTGATAGATTAAATTTTCTCAAGTCTGGAGATGATTCTAGTTTAAATAGTTCCAAGAGCTACTCGTTTTTCAAGAAGTCTGGGTTTTCTTCCTTTACATATAGCTCTAATGCCTCAGAATCTCCAGATACTATAAGCATCAAGCGACTGCGGAAAAGGAAAAGAACAGCAAC TGATTCAGTTCAAACGGCACTCGAGGAGGATGCTCCCGGGCTACTGCAG GTGTTACTCAACAAAGGTGTATTAGTAGATGAAATTAAGCTTTATGGAGAGACTGAGAATGATGAAGATCTGGATGAGTCATCATGTGAAGATGGCTTTTCAGAGCTTGAGGCTGTGATTTCGAAG ATTTTCTTTCAGCGCCAGTCTTATATAAAGTTCCCTATTGTTCGCGCTGCAAAGACTTCAAGAGCAAATTATTGTTTAGCTTGTCTAATCTCGCTTGTGGAGCag TCAAGATACCTGCAATTTCGAAATTGGCCTGTCGAGTGGGGTTGGTGCCGAGACCTTCAATcgtttatttttgtatttgagaAACATAACAG GATAGTGCTGGAACGCCCTGAATATGGTTATGCGACCTACTTCTTCGAGTTGATACGCTCCTTACCTGTTGAATGGCAGATCAAGCGATTGGTGATTGCTATGAAACTGTCAAATTGTAGCCGAATTTCCCTTATTGAGGACAAAGAATTAGTG GTTGGTGAACATTTGAGTGAAGGTGAGGCCAAGGTGTTGATGGAATATGGTTGGACCCCAAATACTGGCTTGGGAACAATGCTTAACTACCGTGACAGAGTTGTGCATGATAGGAAGAACGAGAAGGAGAGTTCCGAGTGGCGGTCAAAAATAGGTAAGTTGCTGATGAATGGCTTCAACGGCGGGAATATAGTGACGGAAAACGTCCCCAAGAAAGTCGAAGAGTTTATTCGCGCTCGAAGCCCTGACGTAAAGCTTGAAGAATCTGACATCTGA